In Cottoperca gobio chromosome 1, fCotGob3.1, whole genome shotgun sequence, a genomic segment contains:
- the mnd1 gene encoding meiotic nuclear division protein 1 homolog, whose amino-acid sequence MSKKKGLSLEEKRSRMMEIFFETKDVFQLKDIEKIAPKTKGITPMSVKDVLQSLVDDNMVDCERVGTSNYYWAFPSKALHARKHKLEELQNQISEAKQRKVSVQKAIEKAKVGRHDTKERSSLLTELQALREERTQLQAELEKYRECDPEVVEEMRKSNVVAKEAVSRWTDNVFAIKSWTKKKFNFDDSRINKAFGIPEEFDYME is encoded by the exons ATG TCAAAGAAGAAAGGACTGAGtttggaggagaagagaagtcGCATGATGGAGATTTTCTTTGAAACG AAAGATGTGTTTCAGCTGAAGGACATTGAGAAGATCGCCCCGAAGACAAAGGGCATAA CGCCCATGAGTGTGAAGGACGTGTTGCAGAGCCTGGTGGACGACAACATGGTGGACTGTGAAAGAGTGGGTACGTCCAACTACTACTGGGCCTTTCCCAGCAAGGCCCTGCACGCTCGCAAGCACAAACTGGAGGAGCTGCAAAACCAG ATTTCTGAAGCAAAGCAGCGCAAAGTGTCTGTGCAGAAAGCGATTGAAAAAGCCAAAGTAGGACGTCACGATACC AAGGAGAGAAGCTCTCTGCTGACGGAGTTGCAGGCTCTGAGGGAGGAGCGGACTCAGCTGCAGGCCGAGTTGGAGAAGTACAGAGAATGTGACCCCGAGGTGGTTGAGGAGATGA gaaAGTCAAATGTTGTAGCAAAAGAAGCCGTTTCCAGGTGGACAG ACAATGTTTTTGCCATCAAGTCATGGACGAAGAAGAAGTTCAACTTTGACGACAGCCGCATTAATAAAGCCTTCGGGATCCCCGAGGAGTTTGACTACATGGAATGA
- the trim2a gene encoding tripartite motif-containing protein 2 isoform X1 — protein sequence MASEGSTIPSPVVRQIDKQFLICSICLDRYENPKVLPCLHTFCERCLQNYIPAHSLTLSCPVCRQTSILPEKGVAALQNNFFITNLMDVLQRAPGSCGQEAAALNKITTVATGQLLSCPNHGGNVMEFYCPPCETAMCQECTSGEHGEHPTVPLKDVVEQHKASLQDQLDAVKKRLPEIDSALQMLSEILQQLTNQKSSIEDDIHTTFDELQKTLNVRKSVLLMELEVNYGLKQKVLQAQLDTLLQGQEGINSTCNFTEQALSHGSEAEVLLVKKQMSERLIELASQELPLQPGENDQLDFIVETEGLKKSIHNLGTIVTTNAVASETVATGEGLRHCVVGVPTSITITTKDKDGELCKMGNAVITAEMSSSDGSKGEGETLDNKNGTYEYLFSAPKEGTFNLSLRLYDQHIKGSPFKIKATKSIDVSATSEGVKKRLKSPGSSHIKQKAIKRPASMYSTGRRKENPIEDDLIFRIGTKGRNKGEFTNLQGVATSSLGKVLIADSNNQCVQIFTNDGLFKSRFGVRGRTPGQLQRPTGVAIHPNGDIIIADYDNKWVSIFSSEGKFKNKIGSGKLMGPKGVSVDRNGHIIVVDNKACCIFIFQVNGKLVTKFGNRGNGDRQFAGTLNGPHFAAVNNNNEIIVTDFHNHSVKVFNTEGEFLLKFGSNGEGNGQFNAPTGVAVDVNGNIIVADWGNSRIQVFDGSGSFLSYINTSADPLYGPQGLALTSDGHVVVADSGNHCFKVYRYLQ from the exons ATGGCCAGTGAAGGCTCCACTATCCCCAGCCCCGTGGTCCGCCAGATTGACAAGCAGTTCTTGATCTGTAGCATATGTCTGGACCGCTACGAAAACCCCAAAGTACTGCCCTGCCTACACACCTTCTGTGAGAG GTGCCTGCAGAATTACATCCCGGCCCACAGCCTCACACTGTCGTGCCCTGTGTGCCGCCAGACCTCGATCCTGCCGGAGAAGGGTGTGGCGGCATTGCAGAATAACTTCTTCATCACCAACCTGATGGACGTGCTGCAGCGGGCGCCGGGCAGCTGCGGCCAGGAGGCCGCCGCTCTCAACAAAATCACTACTGTGGCGACAGGACAACTGCTCTCCTGCCCCAACCATGGAGGCAAC GTCATGGAGTTTTACTGTCCGCCTTGTGAGACGGCCATGTGTCAGGAGTGTACGAGTGGCGAACATGGAGAACACCCAACTGTGCCTCTTAAAGACGTAGTGGAACAACACAAGGCCTCATTACAGGACCAGCTAGACGCTGTCAAGAAGAG GTTGCCAGAGATCGACTCGGCCCTGCAGATGCTGTCAGAgatcctgcagcagctgaccAATCAAAAGAGCTCCATTGAGGACGACATTCATACTACCTTTGATGAGTTGCAGAAGACTCTGAACGTCCGCAAGAGCGTTTTACTGATGGAGCTGGAGGTCAACTACGGCCTCAAGCAGAAG GTGCTTCAAGCCCAGCTGGATACTCTGCTGCAGGGCCAGGAGGGCATCAACAGCACCTGTAACTTCACGGAGCAGGCGCTGAGCCACGGCAGCGAGGCCGAGGTGCTGCTGGTGAAGAAGCAGATGAGCGAGCGTCTCATTGAGCTGGCCAGCCAGGAGCTTCCTCTGCAGCCCGGAGAGAACGACCAGCTGGACTTCATCGTGGAGACAGAGGGACTAAAGAAGTCCATCCACAACCTGGGCACTATTGTAACGACTAACGCAGTGGCCTCTGAGACTGTGGCGACAGGTGAAGGGTTACGGCACTGTGTGGTGGGCGTCCCCACCTCCATCACCATAACCACTAAGGACAAAGATGGAGAGCTGTGCAAGATGGGCAACGCAGTCATCACTGCGGAAATGTCCTCATCTGATGGTAGCAAAGGTGAAGGGGAGACACTGGACAACAAGAATGGCACTTATGAATACCTGTTCTCAGCTCCGAAAGAGGGGACTTTTAATTTATCACTGCGTTTATATGACCAACATATCAAAGGAAGCCCCTTTAAGATAAAGGCCACAAAATCCATAGATGTGTCGGCAACTTCAGAAGGCGTCAAGAAGAGGCTGAAGTCTCCGGGCAGCAGTCACATCAAGCAGAAGGCCATCAAGAGGCCGGCCAGTATGTACAGCAcggggaggaggaaagagaaccCCATCGAGGACGACCTCATCTTCAGAATCG gCACAAAGGGAAGAAACAAAGGAGAGTTCACTAATCTGCAGGGAGTGGCCACCTCTTCTCTGGGAAAGGTGCTGATAGCAGACAGCAACAACCAGTGTGTCCag ATTTTCACCAACGACGGCCTGTTCAAAAGTCGCTTTGGTGTCCGCGGCAGGACTCCGGGTCAACTGCAGCGACCGACGGGAGTCGCCATCCACCCAAACGGTGACATCATCATCGCAGACTATGACAACAAATGGGTCAGCATCTTTTCAAGCGAAGGCAAGTTTAAG AACAAGATTGGCTCGGGGAAGCTGATGGGCCCTAAGGGCGTGTCGGTGGACAGAAACGGCCATATCATCGTGGTCGACAACAAAGCCTGCTGCATCTTCATCTTTCAGGTCAACGGCAAGCTGGTCACCAAGTTCGGTAACCGTGGCAACGGCGACAGGCAGTTTGCAGGTACACTCAATG ggCCTCACTTTGCTGccgtcaacaacaacaatgaaatCATTGTGACAGATTTCCACAACCACTCAGTCAAG GTGTTCAACACAGAAGGAGAATTCTTGCTGAAGTTTGGTTCTAACGGCGAGGGCAACGGCCAGTTCAACGCCCCCACAGGAGTGGCGGTGGATGTGAATGGAAACATCATAGTAGCAGACTGGGGCAACAGCAGGATACAG GTGTTTGATGGCAGCGGTTCGTTCCTGTCCTACATCAACACATCAGCAGACCCGCTGTACGGCCCGCAGGGACTGGCTCTCACCTCTGACGGACATGTTGTGGTTGCAGATTCTGGCAACCATTGCTTCAAAGTGTACCGCTACCTGCAGTAg
- the trim2a gene encoding tripartite motif-containing protein 2 isoform X2, with protein MASEGSTIPSPVVRQIDKQFLICSICLDRYENPKVLPCLHTFCERCLQNYIPAHSLTLSCPVCRQTSILPEKGVAALQNNFFITNLMDVLQRAPGSCGQEAAALNKITTVATGQLLSCPNHGGNVMEFYCPPCETAMCQECTSGEHGEHPTVPLKDVVEQHKASLQDQLDAVKKRLPEIDSALQMLSEILQQLTNQKSSIEDDIHTTFDELQKTLNVRKSVLLMELEVNYGLKQKVLQAQLDTLLQGQEGINSTCNFTEQALSHGSEAEVLLVKKQMSERLIELASQELPLQPGENDQLDFIVETEGLKKSIHNLGTIVTTNAVASETVATGEGLRHCVVGVPTSITITTKDKDGELCKMGNAVITAEMSSSDGSKGEGETLDNKNGTYEYLFSAPKEGTFNLSLRLYDQHIKGSPFKIKATKSIDVSATSEGVKKRLKSPGSSHIKQKAIKRPASMYSTGRRKENPIEDDLIFRIGTKGRNKGEFTNLQGVATSSLGKVLIADSNNQCVQIFTNDGLFKSRFGVRGRTPGQLQRPTGVAIHPNGDIIIADYDNKWVSIFSSEGKFKNKIGSGKLMGPKGVSVDRNGHIIVVDNKACCIFIFQVNGKLVTKFGNRGNGDRQFAGPHFAAVNNNNEIIVTDFHNHSVKVFNTEGEFLLKFGSNGEGNGQFNAPTGVAVDVNGNIIVADWGNSRIQVFDGSGSFLSYINTSADPLYGPQGLALTSDGHVVVADSGNHCFKVYRYLQ; from the exons ATGGCCAGTGAAGGCTCCACTATCCCCAGCCCCGTGGTCCGCCAGATTGACAAGCAGTTCTTGATCTGTAGCATATGTCTGGACCGCTACGAAAACCCCAAAGTACTGCCCTGCCTACACACCTTCTGTGAGAG GTGCCTGCAGAATTACATCCCGGCCCACAGCCTCACACTGTCGTGCCCTGTGTGCCGCCAGACCTCGATCCTGCCGGAGAAGGGTGTGGCGGCATTGCAGAATAACTTCTTCATCACCAACCTGATGGACGTGCTGCAGCGGGCGCCGGGCAGCTGCGGCCAGGAGGCCGCCGCTCTCAACAAAATCACTACTGTGGCGACAGGACAACTGCTCTCCTGCCCCAACCATGGAGGCAAC GTCATGGAGTTTTACTGTCCGCCTTGTGAGACGGCCATGTGTCAGGAGTGTACGAGTGGCGAACATGGAGAACACCCAACTGTGCCTCTTAAAGACGTAGTGGAACAACACAAGGCCTCATTACAGGACCAGCTAGACGCTGTCAAGAAGAG GTTGCCAGAGATCGACTCGGCCCTGCAGATGCTGTCAGAgatcctgcagcagctgaccAATCAAAAGAGCTCCATTGAGGACGACATTCATACTACCTTTGATGAGTTGCAGAAGACTCTGAACGTCCGCAAGAGCGTTTTACTGATGGAGCTGGAGGTCAACTACGGCCTCAAGCAGAAG GTGCTTCAAGCCCAGCTGGATACTCTGCTGCAGGGCCAGGAGGGCATCAACAGCACCTGTAACTTCACGGAGCAGGCGCTGAGCCACGGCAGCGAGGCCGAGGTGCTGCTGGTGAAGAAGCAGATGAGCGAGCGTCTCATTGAGCTGGCCAGCCAGGAGCTTCCTCTGCAGCCCGGAGAGAACGACCAGCTGGACTTCATCGTGGAGACAGAGGGACTAAAGAAGTCCATCCACAACCTGGGCACTATTGTAACGACTAACGCAGTGGCCTCTGAGACTGTGGCGACAGGTGAAGGGTTACGGCACTGTGTGGTGGGCGTCCCCACCTCCATCACCATAACCACTAAGGACAAAGATGGAGAGCTGTGCAAGATGGGCAACGCAGTCATCACTGCGGAAATGTCCTCATCTGATGGTAGCAAAGGTGAAGGGGAGACACTGGACAACAAGAATGGCACTTATGAATACCTGTTCTCAGCTCCGAAAGAGGGGACTTTTAATTTATCACTGCGTTTATATGACCAACATATCAAAGGAAGCCCCTTTAAGATAAAGGCCACAAAATCCATAGATGTGTCGGCAACTTCAGAAGGCGTCAAGAAGAGGCTGAAGTCTCCGGGCAGCAGTCACATCAAGCAGAAGGCCATCAAGAGGCCGGCCAGTATGTACAGCAcggggaggaggaaagagaaccCCATCGAGGACGACCTCATCTTCAGAATCG gCACAAAGGGAAGAAACAAAGGAGAGTTCACTAATCTGCAGGGAGTGGCCACCTCTTCTCTGGGAAAGGTGCTGATAGCAGACAGCAACAACCAGTGTGTCCag ATTTTCACCAACGACGGCCTGTTCAAAAGTCGCTTTGGTGTCCGCGGCAGGACTCCGGGTCAACTGCAGCGACCGACGGGAGTCGCCATCCACCCAAACGGTGACATCATCATCGCAGACTATGACAACAAATGGGTCAGCATCTTTTCAAGCGAAGGCAAGTTTAAG AACAAGATTGGCTCGGGGAAGCTGATGGGCCCTAAGGGCGTGTCGGTGGACAGAAACGGCCATATCATCGTGGTCGACAACAAAGCCTGCTGCATCTTCATCTTTCAGGTCAACGGCAAGCTGGTCACCAAGTTCGGTAACCGTGGCAACGGCGACAGGCAGTTTGCAG ggCCTCACTTTGCTGccgtcaacaacaacaatgaaatCATTGTGACAGATTTCCACAACCACTCAGTCAAG GTGTTCAACACAGAAGGAGAATTCTTGCTGAAGTTTGGTTCTAACGGCGAGGGCAACGGCCAGTTCAACGCCCCCACAGGAGTGGCGGTGGATGTGAATGGAAACATCATAGTAGCAGACTGGGGCAACAGCAGGATACAG GTGTTTGATGGCAGCGGTTCGTTCCTGTCCTACATCAACACATCAGCAGACCCGCTGTACGGCCCGCAGGGACTGGCTCTCACCTCTGACGGACATGTTGTGGTTGCAGATTCTGGCAACCATTGCTTCAAAGTGTACCGCTACCTGCAGTAg